The proteins below are encoded in one region of Rhizobacter sp.:
- the tssG gene encoding type VI secretion system baseplate subunit TssG yields the protein MKQDARELHERRARLYEQLAAQPWAHDFFAVLRQIESLSPEAPRLGKALRPGAEAIRLGQDPELDFAPAAIMSFKAEGKHPRLGNRFFGLFGPMGPLPLHLTEYARDRLRNHADPTFARFADVFHHRALLLFYRAWAQNQPTVQADRPHDDQFAKWVSALFGQAPASMRSADSVPDTAKRHSAGHLASRTRNPEAISKVLRQYFDVPIRVEPYVGHWMPLRTEDRSRLGRPGARRSAPLGVSVVAGSKVWDRQYKLRLHIGPLTLAQYQQFLPGQPSLIELRDWMRQLVGFELLWDVRLVLKGDEVPKLSMQGNARLGRTTWLGRKTPHPDRGELHLHPANTSVLTKDLHHG from the coding sequence ATGAAGCAGGACGCCCGCGAGCTTCACGAACGCCGAGCCCGTCTCTACGAGCAGCTCGCAGCGCAGCCCTGGGCGCACGACTTCTTCGCCGTGCTGCGGCAGATCGAATCCCTCTCGCCCGAGGCACCGCGCCTGGGCAAGGCCTTGCGCCCTGGCGCCGAAGCCATCCGCCTGGGGCAAGACCCCGAGCTCGACTTCGCGCCCGCCGCGATCATGTCGTTCAAGGCCGAGGGCAAGCATCCGCGGCTCGGCAACCGCTTCTTCGGCCTTTTCGGCCCGATGGGCCCGCTGCCGCTGCACCTCACCGAGTACGCCCGCGACCGCCTGCGCAACCACGCCGACCCGACCTTCGCGCGTTTTGCCGACGTCTTCCACCACCGCGCGCTGCTGCTCTTCTACCGCGCCTGGGCGCAGAACCAGCCCACCGTGCAGGCCGACCGCCCGCACGACGACCAGTTCGCCAAATGGGTGAGCGCCCTGTTCGGCCAGGCCCCTGCCTCGATGCGCAGCGCCGACAGCGTGCCCGACACGGCCAAGCGCCACAGCGCCGGCCACCTGGCCAGCCGCACGCGCAACCCCGAGGCCATCTCCAAGGTGCTGCGCCAGTATTTCGACGTGCCCATCCGCGTGGAGCCCTACGTGGGCCACTGGATGCCGTTGCGCACCGAAGACCGCAGCCGCCTCGGCCGCCCCGGCGCTCGCCGCAGCGCGCCGCTGGGCGTCTCGGTCGTCGCCGGCTCGAAGGTGTGGGACCGCCAATACAAGCTGCGCCTGCACATCGGCCCGCTCACGCTCGCGCAATACCAGCAGTTCCTGCCCGGCCAGCCTTCGCTCATCGAGCTGCGCGACTGGATGCGCCAGCTCGTGGGCTTCGAGCTGCTGTGGGACGTGCGCCTCGTGCTCAAGGGCGACGAGGTGCCCAAGCTCAGCATGCAAGGCAACGCCCGGCTCGGCCGCACCACCTGGCTCGGCCGCAAGACACCGCACCCCGACCGCGGGGAACTCCATCTCCACCCCGCCAACACTTCCGTTTTGACGAAGGACCTTCACCATGGCTGA
- the tssF gene encoding type VI secretion system baseplate subunit TssF, translating into MDPNLLRHYNDELTHLREVGAEFAQEFPKIASRLSLDGLEVTDPYVERLLEGFAFLAARIQLKLDAEQPKLIQHLLETVYPGFLSPVPSMVVARMRPDPLDPNLTKGFTLKRGTALNAELMRGQNTRCEFRIAHDVTLWPIEIASVQYFTHAPDLPLAHLPVARQLKGGLRIKLKLHGGLAFKQLKLDRLPLYIAAPDEVAFRLHELVLGNTVATWVSNKRPMQGFADAASVQPLGFSDDEALLPETLRGFSGHRLLQELAAMPQRFLFFDVQDLARRLDQVEGDEAEIVLLFSRGDAALESLVDAGSLALFCTPAVNLFPKRLDRIQLGPDSWEHHVVPDRTRPMDYEVHTMESVTGYGTAQVAEQKFLPLYASYHDESRNHGAYFTVRREPRLLSSRQRQDGPRSAYVGQEVFLSLVDPQAAPYREDIRQLSLTALVTNRDLPTLLPGNATTWTLDAAGPAGRIETLRGPTRPVQRLARGDVGWSLVSLLTLNYLSIAGEDPKRAAASLRSLLALHGPEQDVAWAKQVESLQWVEAKSVVRRLPFPGPLTFGCGVEVTALVDELGFQGSSAFLLGQVLSHLFARQASANSFCETVLRSATRGEIFRAKPRIGEKAVL; encoded by the coding sequence ATGGACCCGAACCTCCTGCGCCACTACAACGACGAGCTGACCCACCTACGTGAGGTGGGCGCCGAGTTTGCGCAGGAGTTTCCGAAGATCGCCTCGCGGCTGTCGCTCGATGGGCTGGAAGTCACCGACCCGTATGTGGAGCGCCTGCTCGAAGGCTTTGCGTTCCTCGCCGCGCGCATCCAGCTCAAGCTCGATGCCGAGCAGCCCAAGCTGATCCAACACCTGCTCGAGACGGTGTACCCCGGCTTCCTGTCGCCCGTGCCCTCGATGGTGGTGGCGCGCATGCGGCCCGACCCGCTCGACCCGAACCTCACCAAGGGCTTCACGCTCAAACGCGGCACCGCGCTGAACGCCGAGCTCATGCGCGGCCAGAACACCCGCTGCGAGTTCCGCATCGCCCATGACGTGACGCTGTGGCCGATCGAGATCGCGTCCGTCCAATACTTCACCCATGCGCCCGACCTGCCACTGGCCCATCTGCCGGTGGCGCGCCAGCTCAAGGGCGGCCTGCGCATCAAGCTCAAGCTGCACGGGGGCCTCGCCTTCAAGCAGCTCAAGCTCGACCGCTTGCCGCTCTACATCGCGGCGCCCGACGAGGTGGCTTTCCGCCTGCACGAGTTGGTGCTCGGCAACACGGTGGCCACCTGGGTGAGCAACAAGCGCCCGATGCAGGGCTTTGCCGACGCCGCCTCGGTGCAGCCCCTCGGCTTCAGCGACGACGAAGCCCTGCTGCCCGAGACGCTGCGTGGCTTCAGCGGCCACCGCCTGCTGCAGGAGCTGGCGGCGATGCCGCAACGATTCCTGTTCTTCGATGTGCAAGACCTCGCCCGCCGCCTCGACCAGGTCGAAGGCGACGAGGCCGAGATCGTGCTTCTGTTTTCGCGTGGGGACGCCGCCCTTGAATCGCTGGTGGACGCCGGCAGCCTCGCGCTCTTTTGTACCCCCGCCGTCAACCTCTTCCCGAAGCGGCTCGATCGAATCCAACTCGGCCCCGACAGTTGGGAGCACCACGTGGTGCCCGACCGCACGCGCCCGATGGACTACGAAGTGCACACGATGGAGTCGGTGACGGGCTATGGCACGGCGCAGGTGGCGGAGCAGAAATTCCTGCCGCTGTACGCGAGCTACCACGACGAATCGCGCAACCACGGCGCCTACTTCACCGTGCGCCGCGAGCCGCGGCTCTTGTCGTCGCGCCAGCGCCAGGACGGCCCGCGCTCGGCCTACGTGGGCCAGGAAGTGTTTCTCTCGCTGGTCGACCCGCAGGCGGCGCCCTACCGCGAAGACATCCGCCAGCTGTCGCTCACCGCGCTCGTGACCAACCGCGACCTGCCCACGCTCCTGCCCGGCAACGCCACCACCTGGACGCTCGACGCCGCCGGCCCCGCCGGCCGCATCGAAACCCTGCGTGGCCCCACCCGCCCGGTGCAGCGGCTCGCACGCGGCGATGTCGGCTGGTCGCTCGTGAGCCTGCTCACGCTCAACTACCTCAGCATCGCGGGTGAAGACCCCAAGCGCGCTGCCGCCTCGCTGCGCAGCCTGCTCGCCTTGCATGGGCCCGAGCAGGACGTCGCCTGGGCCAAGCAAGTGGAGAGCCTGCAGTGGGTGGAAGCGAAGTCGGTCGTGCGCCGCCTGCCCTTCCCCGGCCCGCTCACCTTCGGCTGCGGGGTGGAAGTGACGGCCCTCGTCGACGAGCTTGGCTTCCAGGGCAGCAGCGCGTTCCTGCTCGGCCAGGTGCTGTCGCACCTCTTCGCCCGCCAGGCCTCGGCCAACAGCTTCTGCGAGACCGTGCTGCGCTCAGCGACACGAGGCGAGATCTTCCGCGCCAAGCCGCGCATCGGAGAGAAAGCAGTCCTCTGA
- the tssE gene encoding type VI secretion system baseplate subunit TssE, whose amino-acid sequence MSVNTRDRLQPVLLDRLTDTAPLSHVEAEDNRVMNKAQIREAVLRDLSWLLNSVQPLDKDLAKRFPAAADSVLNFGLPAMSGQLASKIDVSLLERAIKQAILRFEPRVMEDSLQVTALDASSVLDTHNVIEFEIQGFMWAQPVPLELLLRTQVDLEAGQVEVRDMASGTVSRRVPR is encoded by the coding sequence ATGAGCGTCAACACGCGCGACCGCCTGCAGCCCGTCCTCCTCGACCGGCTGACCGACACCGCGCCGCTGTCGCACGTCGAAGCCGAAGACAACCGCGTGATGAACAAGGCGCAGATCCGCGAGGCGGTGCTGCGCGATCTCTCGTGGTTGCTCAACTCGGTGCAGCCACTCGACAAGGACCTCGCCAAACGGTTCCCGGCCGCGGCCGACTCGGTGCTCAACTTCGGCCTGCCCGCCATGTCGGGCCAGCTGGCCTCGAAGATCGACGTGAGCCTGCTCGAGCGCGCCATCAAGCAGGCCATCCTGCGTTTCGAGCCGCGGGTGATGGAAGACTCGCTGCAGGTCACCGCGCTCGACGCCTCCAGCGTGCTCGACACCCACAACGTCATCGAGTTCGAGATCCAGGGCTTCATGTGGGCGCAGCCCGTGCCGCTGGAGCTCTTGCTGCGCACGCAGGTCGACCTCGAAGCCGGCCAGGTGGAAGTGCGTGACATGGCCAGTGGCACGGTGAGCCGAAGGGTGCCTCGCTGA
- a CDS encoding tetratricopeptide repeat protein produces MATAQELVAAGDPQAALQALQQQVRDKPGDAKLRVFLFQLLAVLGQWERAMAQLDVCGQLDASTLAMVNTYREAIKCEAVRGAVFAGKTTPVVFGKPSEWIALLIQALAHDAQGQSEQAQQLRAQAFEAAPTTAGSINGEAFDWIADADSRLGPVLEVVLNGRYTWVPFDALSAVNVDEPEDLRDMVWAPAHLTFANGGESVALIPTCYPGTREQPDGKFKLARATEWLPAGTDQYAGLGQRIISTSSAELGLLEVREIKLTPAA; encoded by the coding sequence ATGGCCACCGCCCAGGAACTCGTCGCCGCGGGCGACCCCCAAGCCGCCCTGCAGGCCCTGCAACAGCAGGTGCGCGACAAGCCGGGCGACGCCAAGCTGCGTGTCTTCCTCTTCCAGCTGCTCGCCGTGCTCGGCCAGTGGGAACGGGCGATGGCCCAGCTCGACGTCTGCGGCCAGCTCGACGCCAGCACGCTCGCGATGGTCAACACCTACCGCGAGGCCATCAAGTGCGAAGCCGTGCGTGGCGCCGTGTTCGCAGGCAAGACGACGCCGGTGGTGTTCGGCAAGCCTTCCGAATGGATCGCCCTGCTGATCCAGGCCCTCGCGCACGACGCGCAAGGCCAGTCCGAGCAGGCGCAGCAACTGCGCGCACAGGCCTTCGAGGCCGCGCCCACCACCGCAGGCAGCATCAACGGCGAAGCCTTCGACTGGATCGCCGATGCCGACTCGCGCCTCGGCCCCGTGCTCGAAGTGGTGCTCAACGGCCGCTACACCTGGGTACCCTTCGATGCGCTCTCGGCCGTCAACGTCGACGAACCCGAAGACCTGCGCGACATGGTCTGGGCCCCCGCGCACCTCACCTTTGCCAACGGCGGCGAATCGGTCGCGCTCATTCCCACCTGCTACCCCGGCACGCGCGAGCAGCCCGACGGCAAGTTCAAGCTGGCGCGCGCCACCGAATGGCTGCCGGCCGGTACCGACCAGTACGCCGGCCTGGGCCAGCGGATCATCTCCACCAGCAGCGCAGAACTCGGCCTGCTGGAAGTGCGCGAGATCAAGCTCACGCCGGCCGCATGA
- a CDS encoding type VI secretion system tube protein Hcp, translated as MPAAQTSASDIFLSVQTKRAGKVKGEALNPGHEEEIVVKGWHWGVSATSALGSTQAASRRAYKGLTIVKQIDSATTALMAALATNDEVKEAKLTMRKAGSEQMDYFLVTLQKARISSVDHSTDETGNTFETVTLQFNKVSVEYRPQKSAGSRGASMTFEDEILNN; from the coding sequence ATGCCTGCCGCCCAAACCTCTGCTTCCGACATCTTCCTGAGCGTCCAGACCAAGCGTGCCGGCAAGGTCAAGGGCGAAGCGCTGAACCCGGGGCACGAAGAAGAGATCGTCGTCAAGGGCTGGCACTGGGGCGTCTCGGCCACCTCGGCGCTCGGCTCCACGCAAGCCGCCTCGCGCCGCGCCTACAAGGGCCTCACCATCGTCAAGCAGATCGACTCGGCCACCACCGCGCTGATGGCAGCGCTCGCCACGAATGACGAGGTGAAGGAAGCCAAGCTCACGATGCGCAAGGCCGGCTCCGAGCAGATGGACTACTTCCTCGTCACGCTGCAGAAGGCGCGCATCTCCTCGGTCGACCATTCCACCGACGAGACCGGCAACACCTTCGAGACGGTGACGCTGCAGTTCAACAAGGTCTCGGTCGAGTACCGGCCGCAGAAGTCGGCCGGCAGCCGCGGCGCCTCGATGACCTTCGAAGACGAAATCCTCAACAACTGA
- a CDS encoding type VI secretion system tube protein Hcp → MASIDTHIKFAGVDGESTHKDHKGEIEVLSWTWGVSNDSVGAGGGSGKGKATPGDFHITHIYDKGSPVLAKYCASGKHFPEVTMTSRKAGEGQKDFLVIKFKEVFIKSVQPSGSSGGDIVESITFAYKQVDFAYKPQDDKGGLGGEVKFGWNNATTEIT, encoded by the coding sequence ATGGCTTCCATTGACACCCACATCAAGTTTGCCGGCGTTGACGGCGAATCCACCCACAAGGACCACAAGGGCGAGATCGAAGTCCTGTCGTGGACCTGGGGCGTCTCCAACGACTCCGTCGGCGCCGGTGGCGGCTCCGGCAAGGGCAAGGCCACGCCGGGCGACTTCCACATCACCCACATCTACGACAAGGGGTCGCCGGTGCTGGCCAAGTACTGCGCCTCGGGCAAGCACTTCCCCGAAGTGACCATGACCAGCCGCAAGGCCGGCGAAGGCCAGAAAGACTTCCTCGTCATCAAGTTCAAGGAAGTGTTCATCAAGTCGGTGCAGCCTTCGGGCAGCTCGGGCGGTGACATCGTCGAGAGCATCACCTTCGCCTACAAGCAGGTCGACTTCGCCTACAAGCCGCAAGACGACAAGGGCGGCCTGGGCGGCGAGGTGAAGTTCGGCTGGAACAACGCCACCACCGAGATCACCTGA
- the tssC gene encoding type VI secretion system contractile sheath large subunit produces MAEAQGQSSALQGVEFQGGDFASLLKKEFKPKSDEAKSAVESAVLTLAQQALANTKVIGSDVVASIEAMIAELDQKLSSQINQIMHNPEFQQLESAWRGLHHLVNNTETDEMLKIRVMNISKNELGKTLKRYKGTAWDQSPIFKKVYEEEFGQFGGEPFGCLVGDYYFDHSPPDVELLGEMSKVAAAAHTPFIAAGSPGLMQMESWQELANPRDLTKIFTTPEYAAWRSLRESDDARYIGLAMPRFLARIPYGAKTNPVEEFNFEEDTANADHTKYTWANSAYAMAVNINRSFKQYGWCSRIRGIESGGAVEGLPTHTFPTDDGGVDMKCPTEIAISDRREAELAKNGFMPLVHRKNSDFAAFIGAQSLQKPAEYDDPDATANANLAARLPYLFATCRFAHYLKCIVRDKVGSFKEKDDMAKWLNSWIMNYVDGDPANSSETTKAQKPLAAAEVVVEEIPGNPGYYSSKFFLRPHYQLEGLTVSLRLVSKLPSQKAA; encoded by the coding sequence ATGGCAGAAGCACAAGGTCAATCGTCGGCACTGCAGGGCGTCGAGTTCCAGGGCGGTGATTTCGCATCGCTCTTGAAGAAGGAATTCAAGCCCAAGAGCGACGAAGCGAAGTCGGCCGTCGAAAGCGCGGTGCTCACGCTCGCGCAACAGGCGCTGGCCAACACCAAGGTCATCGGCAGTGACGTGGTCGCCTCCATCGAGGCCATGATCGCCGAGCTCGACCAGAAGCTCAGCTCGCAGATCAACCAGATCATGCACAACCCCGAGTTCCAGCAACTCGAGTCCGCATGGCGCGGCCTGCATCACTTGGTGAACAACACCGAGACCGACGAGATGCTGAAGATCCGCGTGATGAACATCAGCAAGAACGAGCTCGGCAAGACCCTCAAGCGCTACAAGGGCACCGCCTGGGACCAGAGCCCGATCTTCAAGAAGGTCTACGAAGAAGAGTTCGGCCAGTTCGGCGGCGAGCCCTTCGGCTGCCTCGTCGGCGACTACTACTTCGACCACAGCCCGCCCGACGTGGAGCTGCTCGGTGAAATGTCGAAGGTGGCTGCGGCTGCGCACACCCCGTTCATCGCCGCTGGTTCGCCGGGCCTGATGCAGATGGAGTCGTGGCAAGAGCTGGCCAACCCGCGCGACCTCACCAAGATCTTCACCACGCCCGAATACGCCGCCTGGCGCTCGCTGCGTGAAAGCGACGACGCGCGCTACATCGGCCTGGCGATGCCGCGCTTCCTGGCGCGCATTCCCTACGGCGCCAAGACCAATCCCGTTGAAGAGTTCAACTTCGAGGAAGACACCGCCAACGCCGACCACACCAAGTACACCTGGGCCAACTCGGCGTATGCGATGGCGGTCAACATCAACCGCTCGTTCAAGCAGTACGGCTGGTGCTCGCGCATCCGCGGCATCGAGTCGGGCGGCGCGGTCGAAGGCCTGCCCACGCACACCTTCCCGACCGACGACGGCGGTGTCGACATGAAGTGCCCGACCGAAATCGCCATCAGCGACCGCCGCGAAGCGGAACTCGCCAAGAACGGCTTCATGCCGCTGGTGCACCGCAAGAACAGCGACTTCGCCGCCTTCATCGGCGCCCAGTCGCTGCAAAAGCCGGCCGAGTACGACGACCCCGATGCCACGGCCAACGCCAACCTGGCCGCACGCCTGCCCTACCTCTTCGCCACCTGCCGCTTCGCCCACTACCTGAAGTGCATCGTGCGCGACAAGGTGGGTTCCTTCAAGGAGAAGGACGACATGGCCAAGTGGCTCAACAGCTGGATCATGAATTACGTGGACGGCGACCCCGCCAACTCGTCGGAAACCACCAAGGCCCAGAAGCCGCTGGCGGCGGCCGAGGTGGTGGTCGAAGAGATCCCCGGCAACCCCGGCTACTACAGCTCCAAGTTCTTCCTGCGGCCTCACTACCAGCTCGAAGGGTTGACCGTGTCGCTGCGCCTGGTTTCCAAGCTGCCCTCGCAGAAGGCGGCCTGA
- the tssB gene encoding type VI secretion system contractile sheath small subunit: MATSSQKFIARNRAPRVQIEYDVELYGAEKKVQLPFVMGVLSDLSGKPAEPLAPVAERKLLDFDVDNFDSRMKSMKPRVAFQVPNTLTGEGNLSVDITFESMDDFSPAAVAKKVDSLNQLLTARQQLSNLITYMDGKTGAEELLAKVISDPALLASLASAKKTTDEPKAE, encoded by the coding sequence ATGGCCACCAGCAGTCAGAAATTCATCGCCCGCAACCGCGCTCCGCGCGTCCAGATCGAATACGACGTCGAGCTCTATGGCGCCGAGAAGAAGGTGCAGCTGCCCTTCGTGATGGGGGTGCTGTCTGACCTGTCTGGCAAGCCCGCCGAGCCGCTGGCCCCGGTGGCCGAGCGCAAGCTGCTCGACTTCGACGTCGACAACTTCGACAGCCGCATGAAGTCGATGAAGCCGCGCGTGGCCTTCCAGGTGCCCAACACGCTGACCGGCGAAGGCAACCTCTCGGTCGACATCACCTTCGAGAGCATGGACGACTTCTCCCCCGCCGCCGTGGCGAAGAAGGTCGACTCGCTCAACCAGCTGCTCACCGCACGCCAGCAGTTGAGCAACCTCATCACCTACATGGACGGCAAGACCGGCGCCGAAGAGCTGCTGGCCAAGGTCATCTCCGACCCCGCGCTGCTCGCGAGCCTGGCTTCCGCGAAGAAGACCACCGACGAGCCCAAGGCCGAGTAA
- the tssA gene encoding type VI secretion system protein TssA: MNALPVEDLLASLGDDAPCGADLEYDPAFLALEEAARGKPEQQFGDTVIAAEGPDWRAVSEQALEVARRTRDIRVAVLLARASARLKGVAAYASGIALIAGLLERHWDHVYPQLDADDNNDPTMRLNALAPLVDSAAGLADLRAASIGGGRPAVTVREVELAFGKAEPLADETVPSADGMLQALQAAEAQAAGTLAALKQLHADVSGIEKLLIDKVGGAQGPELRPLRVLAQALATAATQAEGGAAPEAAGGDDTAQAAAPGAAPVRGTPGTIVTREDVLKSLDRACEWLEKNEPTNPAPLLIRRAQRLMGKNFLEIIRDLAPAGIDQIENIAGTQHE; encoded by the coding sequence ATGAACGCCCTCCCCGTCGAAGACCTGCTGGCCTCCCTCGGCGACGACGCCCCCTGTGGTGCCGACCTGGAATACGACCCGGCCTTCCTGGCCCTCGAAGAAGCTGCCCGCGGCAAGCCCGAGCAGCAGTTCGGCGACACCGTGATCGCCGCCGAAGGCCCCGACTGGCGCGCGGTGAGCGAGCAGGCGCTGGAAGTCGCCCGCCGCACCCGCGACATCCGCGTGGCCGTGCTGCTGGCCCGTGCCAGCGCCCGGCTGAAGGGCGTGGCGGCCTACGCGAGCGGCATCGCCCTCATCGCCGGCCTGCTCGAGCGCCACTGGGATCACGTCTACCCGCAGCTCGACGCGGACGACAACAACGACCCCACCATGCGCCTGAACGCGCTGGCCCCGCTGGTCGACAGCGCCGCCGGCCTGGCCGACCTGCGCGCCGCCAGCATCGGCGGCGGCCGCCCGGCCGTCACCGTGCGCGAGGTGGAGCTCGCCTTCGGCAAGGCCGAGCCCCTGGCCGACGAAACCGTGCCCAGTGCCGACGGCATGCTGCAAGCCCTGCAGGCCGCCGAAGCGCAAGCTGCCGGCACCCTGGCCGCACTCAAGCAACTGCACGCCGACGTGTCGGGCATCGAGAAGCTGCTGATCGACAAGGTGGGCGGTGCCCAAGGCCCCGAGCTGCGCCCCCTGCGCGTGCTGGCCCAGGCGCTCGCCACTGCCGCGACCCAGGCCGAAGGGGGCGCCGCCCCTGAAGCCGCCGGCGGCGACGACACCGCCCAGGCTGCCGCACCCGGCGCCGCCCCGGTGCGCGGCACGCCGGGCACGATCGTCACCCGCGAAGACGTGCTGAAGAGCCTCGACCGCGCCTGCGAGTGGCTCGAGAAGAACGAACCCACCAACCCCGCGCCGCTGCTGATCCGCCGCGCGCAGCGCCTGATGGGCAAGAACTTCCTGGAAATCATCAGAGATTTGGCGCCTGCCGGCATCGACCAGATCGAAAACATCGCCGGCACGCAACACGAGTAA